The Rosa chinensis cultivar Old Blush chromosome 7, RchiOBHm-V2, whole genome shotgun sequence DNA segment aataaataggttgggtttgggtttaaatttttgacacgattattaaatgggttgggtttgggtttgtatcttgcgacacgacaaaaaccttgacccgacacgaacccaacccgacacgacccattgacagccctagtacGTACGCTTCTACATTTCGCTCATATTAGCAAAGATCCTCGTGATAGATCAAGCTCTTAAATACGCACGTAGCAAAGTCAAAAGGCTTGCCGGGCAAAGCTGCGACTTTGTTGCATAAGATCGTATCAGAGACCACATGCACCAACTCATTTTTTTCCCTCCACAGGATAACATATGCTCCCCCTTTAATCTTTATCCCCAGAAGAAATGAATCATAATTTTCAGGTCGATCTCCTCCATGTGAAAGAAAGTGAgacatcactctctctctctctctctctatcgtAGGTCGTACCCTTCATTCGTGGGGCACTTCCTGCCAGATTTTCACGTGTAAATCTTGCgtaaagctctctctctctctctctctctctctcatattctTACCACCCCCACCTCGTTGTGTTTCATGGCAGGGGTATATTCGTCATATTTTTTCGTGAGTGGATTATACGGTGTTTCAACGCAACGATAAAGTATCCGTTATATACCTTATACGGTACTCATTTTAAAATTTGAGTTTGGCGGAATTACTGAAATGGCCTTGCTCCATGACCTTACAAAGGAGAAAGTGCGATCATGAATTCATGATAAAGGGCAGCTCTTTGAAGTCATCACTCATAACCCACATGCCCAAAGCCCGGTTAACTTGATATACATTtttctcatcatcatcatatctatggttctcttcttttcaaattttcataACCAACTATGAGGTTAGAAGATGAGGTCGTAAAATCCCAATACGAAAGAAGACGCAAAATATTAAAATAGAATACCTTATTCAGTTTGGGTTTAGATCAAATCAATTTAGTTGCATTCAACTAATACAAAAAATGTTACATATTATCactttatattatatataaaaaacaTGGCTCGCATGACCATGTAAGAATTCCTTTCTTGCGGTTGCATTATTCTCTAGTGGAGCTTTTTTTGTAAGAATTCCTTTTCTTAATGTTACATTATTCTCTTACCTAAGCAATATTTATAGTTCCTAGGTTTAGATGATAATGAGATTGCACTTCTAGACATGTTTAGATCCACTAGACATGTAACAAGTGGTATTTGATCATTTCTCAAAACATTATAACAAAGGCAAATACATGTTGCATAGCTTTGCTTCTTAGGTTGGTGACCCATGTATTGCATATTCATCATTACCAAGCTAGAAATTTAGGtgaacaaaaattttaaaatgggAATGAAAGATATGGACCCAAACCCTAAATGACGAACATAATGATATGTCCCACAGTGCCATATCTATAACCTATTACTTGGAACATACCCAATGCGGTGCTTTAGGTATCTTTCCTAGGTTAAGACTTTTATAGATTATCTTATTTTCATTTAAATAATATTATGTGTGACTATCATCATGATTATTATTAGTAATAAGAAACAATGAAACATACAAAAAATGACAATTATTAGGGGTTGACAAATAGTACAAGGAGAAGGGGCAGGGCTCCGAGATTACAGGGAagcattttagggttttggtaatcgcaaaaaaaaaaaaaaagagagcttGCTGCCTGTCCGGCGGCGCCTCCACGTCGACTGTGGGTTCCGGCCTCATCGACGAATGGGTGTTGCCGGACGGGATCGTGGGGGATCGGGACTCCGTATCTGGTTTCGGCTTCATCCTTCTGGGTCGTATACTAcgtttctttcttcttggaTGGCAGCGCAGGCGTGCAGGATGGGTGGCTGGGTTTTGACGCAGGCTTGGAGCAGGTGGCCTGAGGCCAGATCGTGGCGGCGGTATGCCATGGATTGTATGGCGCTGGCTATCTCTCTGAGATGGGTTGATAGGCGGATCAAGCGGACGGACAAGGTCGTGCGGCAAGGCATGGCGAGTTTCGCACTGGATTTTGGTGTGGATTCGTCTGGATCTGGGATTAATTCTGGTTTCGACCGACAACAGTTGAGGTCGGCGTGGCTTGCTGTGTGGACTGTGTGTTTCCGGCGATGTGAGTTTGACGGGGCAGTGTTATGGAGGTGGATTGTCGGCGGGTCACCTAAGGCGAAGGAAGACGGTAGGTGGGGCTGTTTCATGTTTTTAATTAGAGTAattgttttggttaggtttttgaTTAGGATTTTGGTTAGGTCTTTCTGGTCATTCGCATGTCCCTACTCTGatgagctagggttgggtcaatttgaggtgccatggatgtggtgtcATTCCTGGGGACGAATTGGTTTAATTTCGATGTTATCTTATGTTCAATGTgctgacgagcgatccttgcacgtggtctggtatgtttgggacacggtgtggaagagggcgttGGTTTTTCTGGCGATTGTCTATGAGGTGGTATCAGGATTCTCGGGATTTCTTGTAGCCCGAGTGGTTGGGCGGtataggtggttaggggttgggccctttcGGCTCATGGAAGTCATTCTTGATGACGGACCCAtaactggtttaggttttagggaagagagtggggagttcatgtccaccaccggtcattcccgtATGGTGTAATTTGGTTATTATCAATAAAggtttctttttctcaaaaaaaaaaatgaaacatacaATATCCATCATAAGCACTTTTAGCAGTAGAGCTGTCGATCACTCGTAGGGGTACTACTTGATTCATTAATGCTATTAATTGCTAATGAAAAGAAACCCAGGTGAAATATATTTGCTTCACTAATATTTTTTAAGAGGTGAATATAGTTACAGATGTTTTTGCATCAAATCGGCTAAAAGATTGATTAAAATTATACTCTAATTTCAGAGCAAGGTCTCGTTTTGGAtaagatctatatatatatatatatatatatatatatatacacacacacatatatacaccTTTAAAATTCGGTATGAATATTGTTTATGAAGCATTTCagcattcaaaaaaaaaaaaaacagctgaCATAATATACACATGCTACTCGATTGTACGTGGTTTTTACCTCTATCTTTTGTTATGATTCTGATTTTGTTTGAGATGGTATTGCATAAAGTACTGATGACCCCCTCGTGCAATTTGTGTTTGGATCATGGGGTTGGAGAATCAGAAACCATAATTAGATTCCAGTGAAGAGTTTTGTAGGTGTGGCAAACAGTGGATTGGAAATATATCCCCCCTCTTAAACaatcttattgttttttttttgttttttttatcaaatacaaCAATGAGTCTAATGTGAGTTAAACTCCGAACCTCCCTTTTATAAAAGAGAGACTTATGTTACTAGACTAATTGATACTGGTCCCTTTTAAACAATTCTAATTTTATAGACTACTGCTAGGGACCATTTTTAATGGGTCAATTATGTTTCTTTGGAAATGAAATTCACATTTTCTAATTTGAAATCCacaatcctttttttttattattcaaattcttataaaaagacaaagtttaaattaaaaaaagaaaatataagttcCTACAGAAAGAATTATACGTTCCTAAAGAAAGAATTATGAGGTGTAGATTGTAAAACaaagagtgtgaatttcactcctcTTTTTTAATAGACATGTCAATTTCATTAAACAACTgagaaatttaaaaattaaaataaaaagtaagaaCGTACAACAATTAGTCTGTAAATCGAACTCAAAAGTTAAAACCTTACGCGAACTATGCACAGGTGAGGTAATGCACTTGCCTTACCTGGGTTTTTCAACTTGTTTTAGCACATATATGTAATATGTATATTACGTCCAAATCAAAGTTTGCCCATaaacatgtttatttaattgctttgataattgagcatgtttatttaattgtcCTGACAATTGAGGAAAAATaactttgttattttgtttaatATTGATAATGTGTGTGATTCTTATGGAGAATATATGTTGACACAAAATAAACATAGAAACACATCATAGCATGAGATAAAAACAAATAATATGTTTGTAACAGGCTAAGTTAATTAGCATTTTTTATTATGCTTTATAATTACATTATGTCTTTGAGTTATCGTTAGAGAAAATTTTCGAAATTTACCATATCTGCTTAGAAATTCTAGTTCCGCCACTGCTTACATGTACAAAAGAACGACTACTATAACTAAACAAACCAGGACCGTACAAAAGAAGGCAAATGCAAAAGAAGGCGAACACACCATCTTCTATCTAATTTTCCTCGTAGTCTTATATCAATGGCCTAAATTGTCCTCCCAGAAAAGATGTTAATTAATTTTAATACTCAGGAAACTGAAGAAAATTAGCAAATAGTCATATTGTCATTGAGTTGTGGCTATGAAAAGGAAGCAATAGTTATCGTTAATCATTcgaagagaagaaaatcaatTGATTCGATTATAATACTTTAATAACTAAACATCACTTGTCAATCAACTAACTCTGGGCCAAGTTAGATCTGTCGGCAGGGAATGAAGAGCGACACTTCACATGCATTTCAATTACTTAATTAGCGCCATTATCGTTTTGAATTTTACCAAGGGGAATAATTGACTTCATTAAGTCACGGCTAAGAAAATGATGTATATATAATATCCTAGATTTAGAAAGCAATACACTGCCATGTTTATTGGCCTAAACGGGGAGAAAATCTTTAATAAGATCGGAGTGCACTCGTTACAATgatcaagaagaaaaacatgaatacaaatctaagaaaacaaaCCTCCTACAAGACACACAATTGTGGTATGAGATATTAAAGTAGAATCTAAGAATCATCGTACGATTTTCAGGTCACTTGATTGGTGAACTAGTACGTGACAACTTTTAATGTGAGATTGATCCAAAGTAATAAAAGTGAGTCAAAAGCCCCAAATTGAGTGACTAATGTGATATTTTTCAAAAGAAAGTGAGCTAAGTGTCGTATAAGTGAAAGTTCGATAATCATTTGTTATTTCCCCAAAAAGGATGTTTCCATCAGATGGTATATATTGACTCTCTTGATAAACTTTTGTGTCTTTGGCTCTCTATATGCGAGAATCACCAACAAATTTCGAGcttcaatatttttttgttatgcTTAAATCATAAAATGGCACCACCAAAAGCTTCCAGGAGTCGATTCACTGTCATGAGTCATCCATTGGACAAAAGAGTCTAAAGGGACGTCGACTCTGTCAAGAAGAAGCTAAAAAGCTACTGCCACGACAAAGGTAGTCGTTGTTTCAGATAGATTGAGTGGTCCGGTGGTAACAATAGGCCGAAAATTACATTGCCAGTTTTCCCTTTAAAGTGACGGAAAGATGGACGAAAGCTCCTGTGTGGTCCAGAAGTATAGTTACAGGTACCTAAGTGTCCTCAAGTCTTCTTCAAGTACCAAATTATCCCAATCGTAGTACTAATCACATTCTCCTGCCAAACGTATACTGATCGCCGAACGCTTTTTCAGAGCAACTGATATCAAGCCAACTGTAAGTTACTTCAAATGCAAGGCATCTTTCGATTGAGCTCAAGCCGTCAGTTCTTGCTTCGTACTTGAATGCAATTGCTTGAATCAATCAAGACAAGAGAAGTTGGTGGTGTGGTGTTGAGTTCTACTTCTTATTGATTTTCAGCAATATAATGAAAAATTCTGTACTGACATTATCATGTTGTGGACTTGTGGGGTTGTAGCTTGTTGAAATAAACACAGGATTAATTGAAAACTAGTAACCAAACTGAAGGAACAATATGTAAAAAAACGGAGGTAGATGAGATTCTTCTTTAGCACGATTGAAACAATCTGTATTACTTAGAAATGAGGATAGAGTATAGACAGCTGAACAGTGCCAACCTCAATTTCCAAAAGAGTATTTAGAGACCACCCTAGACACCAATCTATAATTCCAGATAGAGACACTGAAAACCTTCTTGATTCTTGAACTAATCTATATTACAGAGAAACCACCACTAGCAGATATTGTGGGTATGTGTTGTCTACAAAAAGTAGATTTATACTCAGAATGACATCTTCATGAAGTGGACCACTTAAAAGCTTTTTGCCGGATTGAGATGAGCTACAGCACCAAATTCAGGTTTTGAGTATTTCCGGTAGACAGCTTTAAAATTACTTTCTGCAGCATTCGAATGAAAAACAACCAAGACCTTAGCACATTCCCTGTTGAATGACAAACAACACAACTGAAATTAAGTACAACTGTTTCCTCTATCACCCTAGACACCAATCTATAATTCCAGATAGAGACACTGAAAACCTTCTTGATTCTTGAACTAATCTATATTACAGAGAAACCACCACTAGCAGATATTGTGGGTGTGTATTGTCTACAAAAAGTAGATTTATACTCAGACTGTGACATCTTCATGAAGTGGACTTAAAAGCTTTTTGCCGGATTGAGATGAGCTACAGCTCCAAATTCAGGTTTTGAGTATTTCCGGTAGACAGCTTTAAGATTACTTTCTGCAGCATTCGAGTGAAAGCCAACCAAGACCTTAGCACATTCCCTGTTGAATGACAAACAACACAACTGAAAATAAGTACAACTGTTTCCTCTATCACAGCAAAGTATGCATAGACTGCAGACATAGTAGCCTAGTAGGAAGGCATTTTTACCTTAACTGTTCTTCCAAGTAGCCAGTGTGGTGCTTCAGAGTTGCAGTCCAGAAAGGGGTTTTGTTGAGGGTACAACGGGCAGCATAGACGGCTGCAGCAGCTATCATGGATGGAGAGTACGAGATGATTGTTTGATAATGCATGACTCCAAGCTCGGCTAGGaagaaaaccatattcttcatctGCATTTTGCAAGGGTAAGAAAAGCATATTGGTATTCATTGCTTCACCAAAAGAAGAGTTTAAAAGCATGCTTATACTTTCTCTAAAACCATAGAATATCGATACCTCATCATCAGGTGAAACAGAAGCTTTGATGTATCTAGCAAGAAACACATAAGGTGTTGGAACTGTCAAATACCACTCCAGCTTCCCCAagatttctttctccatttttcgAATCTCATCTTCCATATATGCATCGTCTGATATGCAAACAAAGTCATTGACCTGCATATTGAAACCCCATTTCAGTATAGGTAGTGTTTGATTTGAAATTAGTATGAACAGTGTTTACATTTTTTCAAGTGAAAAAGCACTACCTGTGGAGCCCAAACTTCCTCATATTTTGATGCTATCACCATAGAACTAATCCCAAGTAGCTGAAGTTCCCTCCTAGGAACAATCCTCACTGAAAGATATCTGTCAATTATATTCACAGTGAGGTAGAATGTTTCTGGCATCAGTTCAAATTTCCTGTGAACTTCTATAATCCAGTCTATGAGGATTGATCTCATCTTTGAATTGACTTCTGGCTGTGAGTCCAAGTAATCTCCGACTCGGTTCCCATCCTGCATTAGTAATATTCATGTGTAAGAGCGGGTAAAATAGGAGAAACCTAAAAGCCTAAAAGAGGAGAAAAGATTACCTCTTCAAGTTTGTAGAACTTgtacatatcatcaacatactcAACAACTGCTAATTCATCATTAAAATCAGCTGAATCAAAGTCCACAACTTGTTCCTTTGGCTTGTTGGTGGCTCCACCAGCCATAGCCTGGAGTAAACAAAATTCAGTACCCCAACAACGAAAAAAACAAGCGATTCTCTGAAACATAATGTTTAAGATTAAATGCAAATGACCATCCAAACTGACCTCGCTTCGAGCAGTTAGAATCGAAGTGAGAGTCTTCACTTCCTTCCTTGAACCTTGTGATGGCTTGCTTCTATTACTGACAGgtttctcctcttcttcatcagaacttACACCAACCACATCTTCATCTATGGGTTTCTTCTTGGTACCCTTCTTTTCAGGGGCATATTTTCTATTGAGAGCTACCTTGTCTTGAAGACAAGGAAGTAGCACAGgtttctcctcttcttcatcagaacttATAACAACCACATCTTCATCTATGGGTTTCTTCTTGGTACCCTTATTTGCAGGGGCACATTTTCTATTAACAGCTACCTTGTCTTGAAGACTAGGCACTAGCACTGGGTTCTACAAAGTTACAAATTCCAAATGCATTTAATTCCAAGTTTCAAACACTAGAACTTCCCATTGAAAAAAGTAATGAAAAGAAGTTATTACCACATTGTTCTTCTGTGCATTTGCTAACAGCTGGGCTGCCTCGACATTGGTCCTATCTTGAAGAGCTACTCTTTGGTTCCTTCTTGGTACTTCTCCATTCACTTCACCATCACCTTCAAGATAAACAAGAATGTACAAATACATCAAAATACGAGTTTCTGTGAGAAACCAATTCATGAAACATAACAATATCCTGTGCCCCAAGAACAATAAGAAAAACCCAGTTAGCACTAAACCCACAAAGAATCGCAGAAGCAAGCATGATAGTCCTAGAAAAGGGTCAACTAAAAAGTAAAACCCAGAACCCCAAAAATCTAAatctatgaaaaaaaaaaaaaggcagatcAACATGCACAAAAACTTGGAATGCTGATAAAGATTCTATCTTGTGCTAATATATCACCCTAACAATTCAATCATGACCCAATTCAAACTAAAATTAAAGTAGCAAGAAGTACCAACACCCAGAATCAAATTTAAATTGTTCTATTCAATAATCAGAGGTAGCTTATTTACATCATCCTAAAACCCCATTAGTCCAAAAAGATAAGAATACCCAATAGTCCAAAGATGATAAGGATGGAAAATACTTAAAAGAAATTCATACAGAACCCAAAATCACAAAATCCacaaaaaaattatcaaacagaaaagaaaaacagcTGCTTCAATGAGATTAAAATCAGTGACTACCTCTGGTGTCCATGACCAAAATCTTGACGATCAGGGCCTTCTGGGTTTGCCTTCAAGACCTTCCTCGATCAAAGTCTAGTTCTTTTTtcactattctctctctctgatttgtCTGTGCTTTGTTTTTACGAGGAACAACAATGAGCAGAGGGGGAGTGTATATTTGAAGCTGTGAACCGAAGTTAGTGCAACGGTCAAATTTTTTGAGTTGCAATGTGGACCGTTAGATTGTGGGGACGGCTGTGGTTCGTTGCTAATCGTGGTGTAATTGGCAAGTAATCCTACTTTTTTACGCTTTTCTTACCATGTATGCTTGATCATTAAATTGGtaataaagaaaaatgaatATCATTTGAAATTTGGAGTTCAAAGTTTAATTTACACAAAAATGAGTTTAAGTTTTGCTTGTTTATACATTGCATTTTGAATGTGTAAATTTTAGAGGAAATCAAAGGAAAATATTCTCCATAACCCTTTATTTGATCCTTGCTACTAAATACAAGTTTACGGAGGATCCACTGTGATGAATAATGCCAGTTTGGGAAAccaaatttgtgtttggccttACCCACTAATGATTCCATGTCATAATTTGTCTACGATTCCCTCTAATTGACGACCAAATTCAAGTTCTACCGTACTCCCTATACCCAATTTTATGCAATTGAAGACCATGAAGAAATTCGAGAGTGAGTGAGTGCTAAAATAACACAACGCTCATTACCAAAGAGCTACATAGTGACCAATCTTGGAACCAATAATCCTAATATACCATCATCGAAGATCTAGATTATGACACCAAAGATTGTCTAGTTGTGCCGAAGCCCACATCCAACATGCTGATATTCCACCCACTTTAGCCATCCGAGTAGAAACAAGTATAAAATTTCTACATAAAAAAACATTTTCACTAGTGCGTGTGGTATCATTCCTcacaacaaaatatataacTCTTCACATTTTTAACGTAAAAATCCAAAAACTCTAATCCAATCCGCAATTTTCCAATACATCATAAGAAAAACACAGAGTCAAACACACGTAAGGCGACACAGTTCATCGGTTTTCGATTCCAAAACACCCGTTTCCCAAGCCCCGTTACAAAATATTGAGTCCAAACAGATCCGTACCCATACTCTCGTCACTATGCAATATTCCAGTTGCATCGTCCACCATGTTAAACCCAAACCAAGTCACCCAATATGGACCGCAGGCCCTTCTTTTAAAATATCCCTCCTAATTTGTCGGAATACGCTAACCATCTTCTTCACTTAAACTCCATTAACAACTCCAGAGAGCTCATGGCGACGACGACCCTCGTCAGCAACCTCTCTCTCCCGAGTCAACTCGGCAACTCGAGGCCCGACTCGCTCAAGCCCAACCCTTTCGCCGTTAATTTCAAACGCTCTTTCGCGGCAATCACTGTTCGAGCTTCTTCCACCGCCTTCGTCGAGGCCACTCCAACTGTAAGTTTTGGCTTCTTTTCAAGCTTGGATTTCAATGCAATCAGTCGAAAACTGGAAAACCCAGTTTCAGTTTCTACTGGGAGTTCGAAAGTTTTGagctttttggttttggatattgATAAGTTTCTTGGGTTTTTGTGGTTGTGTAAGTTTTGGCTTCTTTTCAAGCTTGGATTTCAATGCAGTCAGTCGAGATTGGAAATCCCAGTTTCAGTCAATGCCTCAGAAATTCGAAAGTTTTgagctttttttattttggatatTGATAAATTTCTTGGGTTTTTGTTGTTGTGTGTCAATGATAGGACCCAGTTGAGGTTCAGGATAATGAGGCCACCACCTGCAACGACTTGTTTGCTTGTCCTATATGCTTTGATCCATTTTCATCAAATGGGTATGAGTCACTTGAATCAAGTGTTTAATTCGAATTACCAGTGATTGGACTCTGTTAATTGCTGTTTGCATTTTGTTGTTTCCTTGTTTTCGTTTCGATAATGGTTGTGTTTGTTGTGGTTTGGATTTACAGTGAGTCTGGTTCTGGGTCAGGTTTTGAATGTAGCACTTGTAAGAAGACTTACTTTGGCAATGAGATACATTTGGACCTGACAGTGGCGAGCGGTGCCAAGAACTATGGTGAATCGATGCCGGCTGCCACAGAGATTTTCAGGTATTGAGTTTGTATAGGTTTGAATTTGGGAAGCTTATGTGTTATGCATGAACTTTCATAATGAAATTTTAAATGAGGATGGTGAAACAATAGGGTTGAAGCAGAGTTGGATGCAAATCCTTTTGGTTTATCCATCTCTTGCAGTGTATCTTTGCACAAGAATTAGAAAGTAGGCTCTATGCTAAGGGCTTATGATTGAGAATAGCGTCTGATGTTTGCTATATTGATTTTTAGTTGCCTGATTTGGTACATAGGTGACGCAGAACAGAGCAACAGTTGGTGAGAGTATGATTAGGGTGGGTTGGGGGATGTTGAGAGATTAAGAAAGCAGAATGGTTTTAGAAGAAACAGAGGGTTTTTAGTGGTAGAAGGGAAAGATAGAGCGAGGGAGGTTAGGGGAGAGAACTCAGGCACCAAGCCTTTCAATAAAACTTGAGTTTATTTCATTCTAATCTGATTTGGGTTTACAATTGGTAGCCATATTTATAGGCTTAAAATGCATAACCTTTAGACTCCTAGAACACCAGAAGACTCTTAAAAAACTTATTAGTAACAAGAACCTTGAGTACTCACCGTAAGACTTAAATAGACTCTTGAAAGCACTAGACTCATAATTACTCATCATAAATCTGAAAAATGACTCTTGCAAGACCCTTAAACCACCCCGGAGACTTTAGTTTGGACCAAAAAGGGCTGGGCTTAGTCTTAGGCTTCCAAAGAGGAAATTTCTTTTCCAACCAAGTTGTGGCTGCTGCATTAATAGGTCCTGTGGTCATGTATCATCCTCTAACGGCCATAGTATAATCAAACTGTGTAGCTTTTGATTGGAACTTTGGAAGAAAGTTGAAGATAACAAACTAATTTCTCATGAAGAATTTTGTAAAGGGTATTCATAATCTGAACAAAAAAGTTTTCCTGCGTACATAACCCCCTATGTTGGTCAACTTTGTTACTTTTGATCTGTATATCATGGACAGAGCATGCTTAATTCAATTGATTTCACCTGCCATGTTATAATGTCTAGAAACGTTTTGTTGGATCAGGACTCCGTTGGTATCTTTCCTCTATGAGAGGGGCTGGCGACAAAGCTTTTCGGTATGGGGCGGTTTTCCTGGCCCAGAGAAAGAGGTGAagtgttttgtttcttttttcacaattttccttttcaaagaCTTGTTATTTCTTTTCCAAACGTCAATCATGTATTTCATGGTTAGAATGTAACTCATACCATCTTTAGACAGTGGGAAGTGTGCagacatatatatattcatagacacacacacacacacacacacacacacatatatatattatcgaAAGGTTCATTGGATAACCCTTGTTAATTTTGTTTGTAGTTTATATCAAGTGAAGATCAGCCTTCtagtatgattttttttttctgctgtCAGTGTATTTATATGAATAAGAAATCCCACTACCAATAGGAGTTGGATGACTTATAAGAGAaaggaaggggaaaaaaaaaaccgaagaAGGGTAGCTATTTCTGATCAGTGCATGGAAAACAGATAGATTGATCCCGTTTCTGCCTAATTGTGACTGGCTTTTTATGGCCAATAATTTTGAGTTTGTGACTGATTGAACTTCTGAAAATATAAATCATCCCTTTTTCATTGTGTACTTGATTTGTCTTGCCAACCAAGTTGTTGAGTTGCTAACAGTGTTATGGTTTTGTCTGCAGTTTGAGTTGATTAAGGATTACTTAAAACCAGTCTTGGGTGGTAGCATCATTGATGCTAGTTGTGGGAGTGGGTTATTTTCTAGACTTTTCGCCAAGAGTGGATTGTTTTCTCATGTTGTTGCTCTTGACTACTCAGAAAATATGTTGAAGCAGTGCTATGAGTTCATTGAAAAGGAAGAGAACTTCCCCAAAGAGTATAGAATTTTAATTTTGCATTAAAATTAGATTCCTGAAATATCAAATGCTATTAATACTTCCAAACTTGTTGTTACTATTGTTGATAACTTATACATGATCATTTTATTGTTTCCCTCAGGAACATAACTTTGGTCAGAGCTGATATTTCTAGGCTTCCCTTTGCTACAAGTTCTGTTGATGCTGTGCATGCTGGTGCTGCGATACACTGTTGGCCTTCACCATCAGGAGCTGTAAGTATTTCTCTCTATATGGTTTTGGCCAATTGTTTCTGCTTACTGTTGCACTTGTAAGGCATACATCTGCATGAATCAGGCAGCAGTGAAGTAATCACATGTACTTGTTGATAATTGGTTTGTCTATCAAAGTTAATGGAACATTTTGAAAGAGGAGCACAATTAACAAGATAATTTATAGTATTTAAATGACCTTGTTTGTATAGATCCTTTTCGTAGTAGTTTAGCCTTGTCCTGAAGGGGGACAAAGCTTCCAATTCCTTTAAAGTTTTAATACTGTGATAAAGAAATTAATTTGTTAGTGATTTGACATTTCCTCCA contains these protein-coding regions:
- the LOC112180030 gene encoding G2/mitotic-specific cyclin S13-7, coding for MDTRGDGEVNGEVPRRNQRVALQDRTNVEAAQLLANAQKNNVNPVLVPSLQDKVAVNRKCAPANKGTKKKPIDEDVVVISSDEEEEKPVLLPCLQDKVALNRKYAPEKKGTKKKPIDEDVVGVSSDEEEEKPVSNRSKPSQGSRKEVKTLTSILTARSEAMAGGATNKPKEQVVDFDSADFNDELAVVEYVDDMYKFYKLEEDGNRVGDYLDSQPEVNSKMRSILIDWIIEVHRKFELMPETFYLTVNIIDRYLSVRIVPRRELQLLGISSMVIASKYEEVWAPQVNDFVCISDDAYMEDEIRKMEKEILGKLEWYLTVPTPYVFLARYIKASVSPDDEMKNMVFFLAELGVMHYQTIISYSPSMIAAAAVYAARCTLNKTPFWTATLKHHTGYLEEQLRECAKVLVGFHSNAAESNLKAVYRKYSKPEFGAVAHLNPAKSF
- the LOC112177234 gene encoding uncharacterized methyltransferase At1g78140, chloroplastic yields the protein MATTTLVSNLSLPSQLGNSRPDSLKPNPFAVNFKRSFAAITVRASSTAFVEATPTDPVEVQDNEATTCNDLFACPICFDPFSSNGESGSGSGFECSTCKKTYFGNEIHLDLTVASGAKNYGESMPAATEIFRTPLVSFLYERGWRQSFSVWGGFPGPEKEFELIKDYLKPVLGGSIIDASCGSGLFSRLFAKSGLFSHVVALDYSENMLKQCYEFIEKEENFPKENITLVRADISRLPFATSSVDAVHAGAAIHCWPSPSGAVAEISRILRPGGVFVATTYILDGPFSFVPFLREGTKRTRQISGSQIFLSEGELEDICTACGLVGFTAVRNRLFVMISATKPS